GAGCGCGAGATTCCCGGCGCAGGCAATTTGTCAGACGCGGAAATTCAGGAAGTCAGCAAGAAATCGGTTGGCGTGCTCAAAGACATGGGCCCGGAAATTCGCTGGCTGCATAGCTATGTCACGGGCGACAAAGTTTATTGCGTGTACCTCGCCCCCGATGAGGATGCCGTTCGCGATCATGCCCGCCGCGTCGGGATCCCTGCCAATCGCATCTCGGCGGTGCGGCGACTCATCGATCCCAGCAGCGCGGGCTGAAACTAACCAGATTGAACTAACCAGAATTGAACTAAGCAGGTTGAATCTTCGAGATCGAACTGGAAGACGAATCTGGCATGGCCAGCTTCAGCTCCGCGTCCGTACCCAGCGCTTCCTGAATGGCCTGCTCCACCGGCATGGCCCAGCCTTCCATCCACGCCGCCAGGCCCGCCGCATTGCCCAGCGTTCTGCGCGCAAATTCCAAAGCCTTTTCGAGGCGCGGCGCTTCCGCGGGCGTTAGCGGCGCTCCTAATTTCTGGCGCAGCGCCGCCGCCGCGCCCGCCAGGTGCAACGAATGCTCGGCATGGGATTGCGCCGCGGCACTGGCCGCCAGACATTCCAGCGCCCGGGCGATGCCCCGCTTGTGGCCCAGTTCCTTAAATAACCTGATGCTTTGACCGTAGAGGCCTCGCGCCTCGGTGTTGTTCCCTTGATCGCAGCTCAATGTGGCCAGATCGGAAAGTGTGCTCGCAACTCCCCAGCCATCGTGCAATTGGTGAAACGCCGCCAGACTTTGTTCGCAGTAGGAGCGTGCGGCGGCGAAGTCGCCTTTTTCGCGAGCCACGTCGCCCTGGTAGTTCAGCGTCCAGGCTGCTCCGGCGCCGTCTCCGGCCTGGCGGAAAATGGTCAGGCACTCAGCGTAAAGCAAAGACGCCCGCGCGTAGTCGCCCTGCAATTTCATCAGGTTGGCCTGGTTCGACAGGGCGCGAGCCACGTCGGGCAAATCGCCAAGATCTCTCCAGATCGCGATGCAGCGATCGAATAACAGCGACGCGCTGGTCAAATCTCCACG
Above is a window of Candidatus Sulfotelmatobacter sp. DNA encoding:
- a CDS encoding DUF4242 domain-containing protein, which encodes MPQFVIEREIPGAGNLSDAEIQEVSKKSVGVLKDMGPEIRWLHSYVTGDKVYCVYLAPDEDAVRDHARRVGIPANRISAVRRLIDPSSAG